One window of Medicago truncatula cultivar Jemalong A17 chromosome 2, MtrunA17r5.0-ANR, whole genome shotgun sequence genomic DNA carries:
- the LOC11435312 gene encoding zinc finger CCCH domain-containing protein 34, whose protein sequence is MDHFPRSTQPDPSSQWTGPDSQTGLEEPMWQLGLGSGGSGEDSYPQRPDEVDCTYYLRTGFCGFGSRCRFNHPRDRAAVIGAASRTVGEYPERVGQPVCQYYMRTRSCKFGASCKYHHPKQTGATDASPVSLNYYGYPLRPGEKECSYFVKTGQCKFGATCKFDHPVPASVQIPAPSPVPPVSSLHVPVPSPLYPTVQTPSGPSSQQIGVLVARPPLLHGSFVQSPYGPMVLSPTMVPFSGWGPYQATATSPVLPSGSPANVGSTQLYGITQLPSPGNAYTGPYQLSGSSVGPSSRNQNEQSFPASPNQPEYHYYSKPEELPFAPSYRYHKPPDMSAPKVNAVLSPAGLPLRPGAALCTHYAQRGICKFGPACKFDHPIAPLSYSPSASSLTDVPVAPYFVGSSIGTLVPSSSSPELQPELTAGSSRESVPSRISSSVSTSTGSVGLTLPTGGPVSQSSTRSSSPLAPANTTTSSNVSHPSN, encoded by the exons ATGGACCACTTTCCTCGCTCCACTCAACCTGATCCGTCTTCTCAATGGACCGGACCGGATTCTCAAACCGGTTTAGAAG AACCTATGTGGCAATTGGGGTTAGGTAGTGGTGGTAGTGGTGAAGATTCCTATCCACAACGACCTGATGAGGTTGATTGTACTTACTATTTGAGAACTGGTTTTTGTGGCTTTGGTTCTAGGTGTCGGTTCAATCATCCCCGTGACCGTGCCGCG GTTATTGGAGCTGCTTCTAGGACTGTTGGGGAGTATCCTGAACGTGTTGGACAGCCTGTGTGCCAG TATTATATGAGGACAAGATCTTGCAAATTTGGTGCGTCTTGCAAGTATCATCACCCAAAACAGACAGGAGCCACTGATGCTAGCCCTGTTTCACTTAATTATTATGGATATCCGTTACGTCCG GGTGAAAAGGAATGTTCATATTTTGTGAAAACAGGACAATGCAAGTTTGGTGCAACTTGTAAATTTGATCATCCAGTTCCTGCTAGTGTACAAATTCCAGCTCCATCGCCGGTTCCTCCGGTTTCATCTTTACATGTACCAGTACCTTCCCCATTGTATCCAACCGTACAGACCCCATCTGGACCTTCTTCACAACAAATTGGGGTACTGGTCGCAAGGCCACCTCTACTACATGGTTCGTTTGTCCAAAGCCCCTATGGACCTATGGTATTGTCCCCAACCATGGTTCCTTTTTCTGGCTGGGGTCCTTATCAG GCGACTGCAACAAGCCCTGTACTTCCTTCTGGTTCTCCAGCTAATGTTGGTTCCACGCAGCTATATGGGATAACCCAGCTACCTTCACCGGGTAATGCCTATACTGGACCTTATCAACTTTCTGGTTCCTCAGTCGGTCCTTCAAGCAGAAATCAGAACGAGCAATCATTTCCAGCAAGTCCTAATCAACCAGAGTATCATTATTACTCCAAACCAGAGGAGCTTCCTTTTGCTCCATCTTATAGGTATCACAAACCACCAGACATGAGTGCTCCAAAAGTGAATGCCGTCCTTAGCCCTGCAGGTCTTCCGTTACGTCCG GGGGCAGCACTTTGCACTCATTACGCACAGCGTGGTATATGCAAGTTTGGTCCTGCATGCAAATTTGATCATCCCATTGCACCACTGAGTTACAGTCCATCTGCCTCTTCCCTGACAGACGTACCAGTTGCACCCTACTTTGTGGGTTCATCCATTGGTACTCTtgttccttcatcttcttcaccaGAGTTGCAGCCAGAACTTACTGCAGGATCCAGCAGGGAGTCTGTTCCTTCCAGAATATCGTCATCAGTAAGCACATCAACTGGATCAGTTGGCTTGACTTTGCCAACTGGTGGCCCTGTTTCTCAATCAAGCACTCGAAGTTCTAGTCCTTTAGCACCTGCCAATACCACGACAAGTAGCAATGTTTCTCACCCCTCAAATTAA
- the LOC11443354 gene encoding ethylene-responsive transcription factor LEP, which translates to MSTSRTSNTSLKGHDHHHNQIQINLSLLQRNTSVCGEKRGRKKQAEPGKFLGVRRRPWGRYAAEIRDPATKERHWLGTFDTAQEAAFAYDRAALSIKGSNARTNFIYPSSSSDEDDTNFHNVVDPPFDVQRTQPITNQNTLSQLDSNSHLNNDNLLFSNDYNNSGYLESIVPVNCFKPISNTNNSNFDDHSSNASDSSEHQNVVDSICTTNFMHGQSFFDYTPFSQEAYNINTSNYSEGLWDCNYNELSAIFNQPPRSEIPSYGLMTTQDVSSTTYSSHSYSPFGDVDMGMGYSLF; encoded by the coding sequence ATGTCAACCTCTAGAACCTCAAACACTTCCCTTAAAGGACATGATCATCATCACAATCAAATCCAAATAAATTTATCTTTACTTCAACGAAACACTTCGGTTTGTGGCGAAAAAAGAGGCAGAAAAAAGCAAGCAGAACCAGGTAAGTTTCTTGGTGTAAGGAGAAGACCTTGGGGTAGATATGCTGCTGAAATTAGAGATCCTGCAACTAAAGAAAGACATTGGTTAGGAACATTTGATACTGCTCAAGAAGCTGCTTTTGCTTATGATAGAGCTGCTCTTTCCATCAAAGGTAGCAATGCTAGAACAAATTTCATatatccttcttcttcttctgatgAAGATGATACCAATTTTCACAATGTTGTTGATCCTCCTTTTGATGTTCAAAGAACACAACCAATTACCAATCAAAATACCCTCTCTCAGCTTGATTCTAATTCTCATTTGAACAATGACAATTTGTTATTCTCTAATGATTATAATAACTCAGGCTATCTTGAAAGCATTGTTCCTGTTAATTGCTTCAAACCTATTTCCAACACCAACAATTCAAACTTTGATGATCATAGTAGTAATGCAAGTGATTCAAGTGAACACCAAAATGTTGTTGATTCCATTTGCACAACAAACTTCATGCATGGTCAATCATTTTTTGACTACACTCCATTCTCTCAAGAAGCATATAACATTAACACAAGTAATTATAGTGAAGGATTATGGGATTGCAATTACAATGAACTTTCAGCTATTTTTAACCAACCACCAAGGAGTGAAATTCCAAGCTATGGACTAATGACAACTCAAGATGTCTCTTCAACTACCTATTCTTCTCATTCATACTCTCCTTTCGGCGATGTCGACATGGGAATGGGATACTCACTCTTCTGA